The genomic window AGAAAAGAAACCATACTGGAGAGGAACACTGTGAATGGAATACACacaaaaaagctttaagaaagagTTCCAGTGTtgctaatgataataatatatatcCTGCAGAGAAAACACCTGAGTGTCATGAACGTGGTAATGCTTTTCTTGTCCTCTCTTCCCTTGCCAAGCACCACAGAATCCAtgctggagagaaaccttatgaatgtaagaaaaatgggaagagttTGAAAGAGCGATCTATTTCTGCTCAACATGAGAGAATTCACACAAAAAAACAATCTTACatatgtaatcaatgtggaaaggattTTCAGTATTATTCCAAACTGgctcaacatcagagaatccacactggagacaagccttatgaatgtaagcaatgtggaaaggctttcacaaagCGCTACTACCTTAATACACaccagagaatccatactggagagaagccttatgaatgtaatgtatGTGGAAAGGCTTACATAAAGAGCGCCAGTCTTCTtgaacatcagaaaattcatactggagagaagccttatgaatgtaatcaatgtggaaagacttttgtACGGAGTTGCATTCTTcgtgaacatcagagaatccacactggagagaaaccttatgaatgtaacaaatgtggaaagactttcatgcgGAGTTACAGTCTTattgcacatcagagaatccactctggagagaagccttataaatgtaatgattgtggaaagactttcaaatGTCACTCTAATCTTGCTAGCCATCAGAGAATGCACTCTGGACAGAAGCCTTATCAATGTAacgaatgtggaaagactttcacataCTGTTACACTCTTACTAAACATCAccgaatccacactggagagaagccttataaatgtaatgaatgtggaaaggctttcacacacTGTTCCACTCTTactaaacatcagagaatccacactggagataagccttatgaatgtaatgaatgtggaaagacattCATAGATCGCTCCCATCTTGCTAGCCATCAGAGAgt from Sminthopsis crassicaudata isolate SCR6 chromosome 3, ASM4859323v1, whole genome shotgun sequence includes these protein-coding regions:
- the LOC141564951 gene encoding uncharacterized protein LOC141564951 isoform X1 encodes the protein MAPESCRPPPQELVTFKDVAVDFSPEEWGLLDPDEKELHKEVMLENAENLLSLGLPVPREDFISHVERGGLRNSCLDAETPFDMKEMSANLKMISWKDLFQYREYRTVLIKQKRNHTGEEHCEWNTHKKALRKSSSVANDNNIYPAEKTPECHERGNAFLVLSSLAKHHRIHAGEKPYECKKNGKSLKERSISAQHERIHTKKQSYICNQCGKDFQYYSKLAQHQRIHTGDKPYECKQCGKAFTKRYYLNTHQRIHTGEKPYECNVCGKAYIKSASLLEHQKIHTGEKPYECNQCGKTFVRSCILREHQRIHTGEKPYECNKCGKTFMRSYSLIAHQRIHSGEKPYKCNDCGKTFKCHSNLASHQRMHSGQKPYQCNECGKTFTYCYTLTKHHRIHTGEKPYKCNECGKAFTHCSTLTKHQRIHTGDKPYECNECGKTFIDRSHLASHQRVHTGEKPYECKECGKTFIWSYSLLEHQRIHTGEKPYECNQCGKTFIRSYSLLEHQRIHTGEKPYECNQCGKAFTQSYCLREHQRIHTGEKPYKCNECGMAFTKRSYLDVHQRIHTGENPYECNKCGKTLTSHSSLAVHQRIHTGEKPYQCNECGKAFTYCSSRARHQRIHTGEKPYVCNECGKAFTQRSSLGKHEKIHIRQKPHEYGNLQTKLKSCLTTDRAH
- the LOC141564951 gene encoding uncharacterized protein LOC141564951 isoform X2, giving the protein MLENAENLLSLGLPVPREDFISHVERGGLRNSCLDAETPFDMKEMSANLKMISWKDLFQYREYRTVLIKQKRNHTGEEHCEWNTHKKALRKSSSVANDNNIYPAEKTPECHERGNAFLVLSSLAKHHRIHAGEKPYECKKNGKSLKERSISAQHERIHTKKQSYICNQCGKDFQYYSKLAQHQRIHTGDKPYECKQCGKAFTKRYYLNTHQRIHTGEKPYECNVCGKAYIKSASLLEHQKIHTGEKPYECNQCGKTFVRSCILREHQRIHTGEKPYECNKCGKTFMRSYSLIAHQRIHSGEKPYKCNDCGKTFKCHSNLASHQRMHSGQKPYQCNECGKTFTYCYTLTKHHRIHTGEKPYKCNECGKAFTHCSTLTKHQRIHTGDKPYECNECGKTFIDRSHLASHQRVHTGEKPYECKECGKTFIWSYSLLEHQRIHTGEKPYECNQCGKTFIRSYSLLEHQRIHTGEKPYECNQCGKAFTQSYCLREHQRIHTGEKPYKCNECGMAFTKRSYLDVHQRIHTGENPYECNKCGKTLTSHSSLAVHQRIHTGEKPYQCNECGKAFTYCSSRARHQRIHTGEKPYVCNECGKAFTQRSSLGKHEKIHIRQKPHEYGNLQTKLKSCLTTDRAH